In the Flavobacterium sp. J372 genome, one interval contains:
- a CDS encoding purine-nucleoside phosphorylase, with product MWEKVQETVSYITEKTGFTPRYGVILGSGLGSFTEDIEIEHTLPYSEIPNFPTSTVEGHKGALIFGKIGGNNVVAMQGRFHYYEGYSMTEVTFPVRVMKFLGVEKLIVSNASGGVNPFYKVGDIVYIYDHINLMPEHPLRGKNDERFGPRFVNMGEPYSRKMIAKAKEIAVNMGVDVKDGIYLGLQGPTFETLSEYRMVKVLGADCVGMSTVPEVIVARHMNMEVFGISVITDIGSEDAIEEISHDEVLLAAQSAEPKVRGIIKELIIKY from the coding sequence ATGTGGGAAAAAGTACAGGAAACCGTTAGCTATATCACTGAAAAAACTGGCTTTACACCAAGATACGGCGTTATCCTCGGTTCGGGCTTGGGGAGTTTTACCGAAGACATTGAAATTGAGCATACCCTGCCCTACAGCGAAATACCGAACTTCCCGACATCAACTGTCGAGGGGCATAAAGGTGCGCTCATTTTCGGTAAAATTGGCGGAAATAATGTAGTAGCCATGCAGGGGCGTTTTCATTATTACGAGGGTTACAGCATGACTGAAGTGACTTTCCCTGTGCGGGTTATGAAATTTTTAGGCGTAGAAAAACTTATTGTGAGCAACGCTTCAGGCGGGGTGAATCCGTTTTATAAAGTGGGCGATATTGTTTATATCTATGACCATATTAACCTGATGCCGGAACATCCGCTGCGTGGAAAAAACGATGAAAGGTTTGGGCCGAGATTTGTAAATATGGGTGAACCGTACAGCCGTAAAATGATTGCTAAAGCTAAAGAAATAGCCGTGAATATGGGCGTTGACGTGAAAGACGGCATTTACCTTGGGCTGCAGGGGCCAACTTTTGAAACGCTCAGTGAGTACCGCATGGTGAAAGTGCTCGGGGCCGACTGCGTGGGAATGTCAACCGTGCCGGAGGTTATTGTGGCGCGGCATATGAACATGGAAGTTTTCGGCATTTCGGTGATTACGGACATAGGGAGTGAAGATGCGATTGAAGAGATAAGCCATGATGAGGTACTTTTGGCTGCCCAAAGCGCTGAACCAAAGGTTCGGGGTATTATTAAAGAACTGATAATCAAATACTAA